Proteins from a single region of Starkeya sp. ORNL1:
- a CDS encoding four-carbon acid sugar kinase family protein: MTAPGDKAREPALPDGRLLTFYGDDYTGSSAVMEVLSFAGVPTVLFLGPPRPEQIARFGDFRALGIAGVARSQSPAWMEEHLPPVFRQLAAQGAPIAHYKVCSTFDSAPHVGSIGKAIELAEPILGGAWHPLVVGAPAIARYQAFGNLFAAIEGTGYRLDRHPVMARHPVTPMAEADVRLHLARQTETPIGLVDFVALKTSRGSDRLAREQAQGARIIALDVLDDETLAETGRLVWEHRGERLFAVGSQGLEYALVAYWRAAGLLPHESTKTGSARRERIVVVSGSCSPITAGQIAFALHNGFEGIRLDATRAVNAESWEKEIGRGADEALRALGEGRDPLIFTASGPDDPAVPALNAAIAASSASTGEVNARIGDGLGRALDSVVREARLKRAVISGGDTSGHAGMALGIYAVTALAPLAPGSPLCRAYSDDAHDGLEIAFKGGQMGTPDFFIAAKRGGEATH, encoded by the coding sequence ATGACCGCGCCGGGCGACAAGGCGCGGGAGCCGGCGCTGCCCGATGGGCGGCTGCTGACCTTTTATGGCGATGACTATACCGGCTCCTCCGCGGTGATGGAGGTGCTGAGCTTCGCCGGCGTGCCGACCGTGCTGTTCCTGGGACCGCCTAGGCCCGAACAGATTGCACGCTTCGGTGATTTCCGGGCGCTGGGCATAGCCGGCGTCGCGCGCTCGCAATCGCCGGCCTGGATGGAGGAGCATCTGCCGCCGGTGTTCCGGCAGCTCGCCGCGCAGGGCGCGCCGATCGCCCACTACAAGGTGTGCTCGACCTTCGATTCCGCCCCCCATGTCGGCTCGATCGGCAAGGCCATCGAACTCGCCGAGCCGATCCTCGGCGGGGCGTGGCACCCGCTCGTGGTCGGCGCGCCGGCCATTGCCCGCTATCAGGCGTTCGGCAATCTGTTCGCCGCGATCGAGGGCACCGGCTACCGGCTCGACCGCCACCCGGTGATGGCACGCCACCCGGTCACGCCGATGGCGGAGGCCGATGTGCGGCTCCACCTCGCGCGGCAGACCGAGACCCCGATCGGCCTCGTCGACTTCGTCGCGCTCAAGACCAGCCGGGGCAGCGATCGCCTTGCCCGCGAGCAGGCGCAGGGCGCGCGCATCATCGCCCTCGACGTGCTGGACGACGAGACCCTGGCCGAGACCGGCCGGCTGGTCTGGGAGCATCGCGGCGAGCGCCTGTTCGCCGTCGGCTCGCAGGGCCTCGAATACGCGCTGGTCGCCTATTGGCGCGCCGCCGGACTGCTACCGCATGAGAGCACCAAGACTGGCTCGGCGCGGCGCGAGCGCATCGTCGTGGTCTCCGGTTCCTGCTCGCCGATCACCGCCGGGCAGATCGCCTTTGCGCTCCACAACGGCTTTGAAGGCATCCGCCTCGACGCCACCCGCGCGGTCAATGCGGAGAGCTGGGAGAAAGAGATCGGGCGCGGCGCGGACGAAGCGCTGCGCGCGCTCGGTGAAGGGCGCGACCCGCTGATCTTCACCGCCAGCGGGCCGGACGATCCTGCGGTGCCGGCGCTCAATGCCGCCATCGCGGCGAGCAGCGCATCGACCGGCGAGGTCAATGCCCGCATCGGCGACGGGCTCGGCAGGGCGCTCGACAGCGTGGTGCGTGAAGCGAGGCTCAAGCGCGCGGTCATCTCTGGCGGCGACACTTCGGGGCACGCCGGCATGGCGCTTGGCATCTACGCCGTCACCGCTCTGGCGCCGCTGGCGCCGGGCTCGCCGCTCTGCCGGGCCTATTCCGACGACGCCCATGACGGGCTCGAGATCGCGTTCAAGGGCGGCCAGATGGGCACGCCCGATTTCTTCATTGCCGCCAAGCGAGGCGGCGAGGCAACCCATTGA
- a CDS encoding ribulose-bisphosphate carboxylase large subunit family protein: protein MASPSRIEADYLIETAFDPRAAAEAMAGEQSSGTFVPIPGETPELKERSAARIETLEVIEEEVSEPSLPGAGRPKGEASIRRARVTLSWPIDNVGPSLPNLMATVAGNLFELRQFSGLRLLDIRLPDVFARTYGGPKFGVPGTRRLAGVEGRPIVGTIVKPSVGFGPQETADLTKLLCEAGIDFIKDDELQSDGPGCPFDERVRAVMRVINAHADRTGKKVMFAFNLTGEIDQMRRRHDFVLKEGGTCIMASLNSVGLVGMIELGRFTELPIHAHRNGWGYLSRAPLLGWSYVAWQKIWRLAGADHMHVNGLSNKFSEADDSVIASARACLTPLFDDKPCLTMPVFSSGQSAKQAPGTYAALGSADLIFAAGGGIMAHPDGPAAGVASLREAWDAAMTRVPLADYAKDHAALARALETYAA, encoded by the coding sequence ATGGCCTCTCCTTCCCGCATTGAAGCCGACTACCTGATCGAGACCGCCTTTGATCCGCGCGCAGCCGCCGAAGCCATGGCCGGCGAACAGTCGAGCGGAACCTTCGTGCCGATCCCCGGCGAGACCCCGGAGCTGAAGGAACGCTCCGCCGCCCGCATCGAGACGCTGGAGGTGATCGAGGAGGAGGTGTCCGAGCCGTCGCTGCCGGGTGCCGGCCGGCCGAAAGGCGAGGCGTCCATTCGGCGCGCGCGAGTCACGCTATCCTGGCCGATCGACAATGTCGGGCCGTCGCTGCCCAACCTCATGGCCACCGTCGCCGGCAACCTGTTCGAGCTGAGGCAGTTCTCCGGACTGCGCCTTCTCGACATCCGCCTGCCGGACGTCTTTGCGCGGACCTATGGCGGGCCGAAATTCGGTGTGCCCGGCACCCGCCGCCTCGCCGGCGTCGAGGGGCGGCCGATCGTCGGCACCATCGTCAAGCCGAGCGTCGGCTTCGGGCCGCAGGAAACCGCCGACCTCACCAAGCTGCTGTGCGAGGCCGGCATCGATTTCATCAAGGACGACGAGTTGCAGTCCGACGGGCCGGGTTGCCCGTTCGACGAGCGGGTGCGCGCGGTGATGCGGGTGATCAACGCCCATGCCGACCGCACCGGCAAGAAGGTGATGTTCGCCTTCAACCTCACCGGCGAGATCGACCAGATGCGCCGCCGGCACGACTTCGTGCTCAAGGAAGGCGGCACCTGCATCATGGCGAGCCTGAACTCGGTCGGCCTCGTCGGCATGATCGAGCTCGGCCGCTTCACCGAACTGCCGATCCACGCCCACCGCAATGGCTGGGGGTATCTGTCCCGCGCGCCGCTGCTCGGCTGGTCCTATGTGGCGTGGCAGAAGATCTGGCGCCTCGCCGGCGCCGACCACATGCACGTCAACGGCTTGTCGAACAAATTCTCCGAGGCCGACGACAGCGTCATCGCGTCGGCGCGCGCCTGCCTGACGCCGCTGTTCGACGACAAGCCCTGCCTTACGATGCCGGTGTTCTCGTCCGGCCAATCGGCCAAGCAGGCGCCGGGCACCTATGCGGCGCTCGGCTCGGCCGATCTCATCTTCGCTGCCGGCGGCGGCATCATGGCCCATCCGGACGGGCCGGCCGCCGGCGTCGCCAGCCTGCGCGAGGCATGGGACGCGGCAATGACGCGCGTGCCGCTCGCCGACTATGCCAAGGACCATGCGGCGCTCGCACGAGCCCTGGAAACCTACGCGGCATGA
- a CDS encoding ornithine cyclodeaminase, protein MTPAPDLNIVPFVSVDHMMKLVLRIGVETFLKELAFYIEEDFRRWDRFDKTPRIASHSADGVIELMPTSDGTLYGFKYVNGHPKNMRQGRQTVTAFGVLSDVGNGYPMLLTEMTILTALRTAATSALAARHLAPKGADCMAIIGNGAQSEFQALAFKALLGVDKLRLYDIDRTASEKCMRNLDGLGFSIEPCRSPEHAVEGAQIITTVTADKQFATILTDNMVGPGVHINAVGGDCPGKTELHPDILRRSAIYVEYPPQTRIEGEIQQLPLDHPVIELWEVIAGKSQGRRDDRQITLFDSVGFAVEDFSALRYVRDKLAGTGLYEKLDLLADPDEPRDLFGMLLRCQASLGREGKGN, encoded by the coding sequence ATGACCCCCGCTCCCGATCTGAACATCGTGCCCTTCGTCAGCGTCGACCACATGATGAAGCTGGTGCTGAGGATCGGCGTCGAGACCTTCCTGAAGGAGCTGGCCTTCTATATCGAAGAAGACTTCCGCCGCTGGGACCGCTTCGACAAGACGCCGCGCATCGCCTCGCATTCAGCGGACGGCGTGATCGAACTGATGCCGACCAGCGACGGCACGCTCTACGGCTTCAAATATGTCAACGGCCACCCGAAGAACATGCGGCAGGGTCGGCAGACGGTGACCGCCTTCGGCGTGCTCTCGGATGTCGGCAACGGCTACCCGATGCTGCTCACCGAGATGACCATCCTGACGGCCCTGCGAACCGCGGCCACGTCCGCACTCGCCGCCCGCCATCTGGCGCCCAAGGGCGCCGACTGCATGGCCATCATCGGCAATGGCGCCCAGAGCGAATTCCAGGCGCTTGCGTTCAAGGCACTCCTCGGCGTCGACAAGCTGCGCCTCTATGACATCGACCGCACTGCCAGCGAGAAATGCATGCGCAATCTCGACGGGCTGGGATTTTCGATCGAGCCCTGCCGGTCGCCGGAGCATGCCGTCGAAGGCGCACAGATCATCACCACGGTCACCGCCGACAAGCAGTTTGCGACCATCCTGACCGACAATATGGTGGGACCGGGCGTGCACATAAATGCGGTCGGCGGCGACTGCCCCGGCAAGACCGAGCTCCACCCCGACATCCTCCGGCGTTCGGCCATCTATGTCGAATATCCGCCGCAGACCCGCATCGAGGGAGAGATCCAGCAATTGCCGTTGGATCACCCGGTGATCGAACTGTGGGAGGTGATCGCCGGAAAGAGTCAGGGACGGCGCGACGACCGCCAGATCACCCTGTTCGACAGCGTGGGCTTTGCCGTCGAGGATTTCTCGGCGCTTCGCTATGTCCGCGACAAGCTCGCCGGCACTGGCCTCTATGAGAAGCTCGATCTTCTGGCCGATCCGGACGAGCCGCGCGACCTGTTCGGGATGCTACTCAGGTGCCAGGCGTCGCTGGGCCGTGAAGGCAAGGGAAACTGA
- the rocF gene encoding arginase — translation MHCKLVGAPLQIGAGHLGCEMGPSALRTAGLRSALEDLGYRVTDLGNVTPTDFPELHHPNPAVHHLSEMVAWTGLLSDIAYRESADATPIFMGGDHAISAGTVAGLARRAATLGRPLFVLWLDAHSDFHTLETTQSGNLHGVPVAYFTGRSGFEGYLPLLPAPVDPARVCMIGIRSVDPAERKALVQTPITVHDMRMIDEHGVAVLLQAFLNRVVAENGLLHVSLDVDFLDPDIAPAVGTTVPGGATFREAHLVMEMLHDSALVTSLDLVELNPFLDERGRTAKLLVDLAASLMGRHVMDRPTRSF, via the coding sequence ATGCATTGCAAGCTGGTTGGCGCACCGTTGCAGATCGGAGCCGGGCATCTGGGCTGCGAGATGGGGCCGAGCGCGCTGCGCACGGCGGGTCTTCGCTCCGCATTGGAGGACCTCGGCTACCGCGTCACCGATCTCGGCAATGTCACGCCCACGGATTTTCCCGAGCTTCACCACCCCAACCCCGCCGTGCACCACCTCTCGGAGATGGTCGCCTGGACCGGGCTGCTGTCGGATATCGCCTATCGCGAAAGCGCCGACGCCACGCCCATCTTCATGGGCGGGGACCATGCCATCTCCGCGGGCACCGTCGCCGGCCTGGCACGCCGGGCCGCGACGCTCGGGCGCCCGCTGTTCGTGCTCTGGCTCGACGCCCATAGCGACTTCCACACGCTGGAGACGACGCAGAGCGGCAATCTGCATGGCGTCCCCGTCGCCTATTTCACCGGGAGGTCCGGCTTCGAGGGCTATCTGCCGCTCTTGCCGGCACCGGTCGATCCGGCCCGGGTCTGCATGATCGGCATACGCAGCGTCGACCCGGCCGAGCGCAAGGCGCTGGTGCAGACGCCGATCACGGTCCACGACATGCGCATGATCGACGAGCACGGCGTCGCGGTCCTGCTGCAAGCATTCCTGAATCGGGTCGTGGCCGAGAACGGTCTCCTCCATGTCAGCCTGGACGTCGACTTTCTCGACCCCGATATCGCCCCGGCGGTCGGCACCACGGTGCCGGGAGGCGCGACCTTCCGCGAGGCGCATCTGGTCATGGAGATGCTGCACGACAGCGCCCTCGTGACCAGTCTCGACCTCGTCGAGCTCAACCCTTTCCTCGATGAACGCGGCCGTACCGCCAAGCTGCTGGTCGACCTGGCGGCCAGCCTGATGGGGCGCCATGTCATGGACCGCCCGACAAGGAGCTTCTGA
- a CDS encoding transporter substrate-binding domain-containing protein: MKHKIAVLFAALSAMLVLAAPAGAEGKKWEKITIGTEGAFPPYNLTRPDGTLDGYDIELGKHLCSQMKVECTFVAQSFDGMIPALNAGKFDAIMAGMSATDKRKEVIDFSASYGSTGQAFASLKDSPLAALPLKGDLFSLASNEAGAKKAVEEIKPLLKGKTIGVQSASIAARFVDTYLKGTVEVREYKTTEQHDLDLLSGRVDLVMASMGYLKTAVEKPSNAGMVITGPRFQGGFLGAGSSVGLRKSDPELKAMFDKAIDQAKADGTIKTLSVKWFGFDLTPQ, from the coding sequence ATGAAGCACAAGATCGCAGTTTTGTTCGCCGCATTATCCGCAATGCTGGTGCTGGCCGCTCCGGCCGGCGCTGAGGGCAAGAAGTGGGAGAAGATCACCATCGGCACCGAAGGCGCCTTCCCGCCCTATAATCTGACCCGGCCGGACGGTACGCTGGACGGCTACGACATCGAGCTCGGCAAGCATCTCTGCTCCCAGATGAAGGTTGAGTGCACCTTCGTCGCGCAGTCCTTCGACGGCATGATCCCGGCGCTGAACGCGGGCAAGTTCGACGCCATCATGGCCGGCATGTCGGCGACGGATAAGCGCAAGGAGGTCATCGACTTCTCGGCGTCCTATGGCAGCACCGGCCAGGCTTTCGCGAGCCTGAAGGACAGCCCTCTCGCGGCGTTGCCGCTGAAGGGGGACCTGTTCTCGCTGGCCTCGAACGAGGCGGGAGCGAAGAAGGCGGTGGAGGAGATCAAGCCGCTGCTCAAGGGCAAGACCATCGGCGTGCAGAGCGCGTCCATCGCCGCCCGTTTCGTCGATACCTATCTGAAGGGCACGGTCGAAGTCCGCGAGTACAAGACCACCGAGCAGCACGACCTCGATCTGCTGTCCGGCCGCGTCGACCTGGTGATGGCCTCGATGGGCTATCTCAAGACGGCGGTCGAGAAGCCCTCCAATGCGGGCATGGTCATCACCGGTCCGCGGTTCCAGGGCGGCTTCCTGGGCGCCGGCAGTTCCGTAGGACTGCGCAAGTCGGATCCGGAGCTGAAGGCCATGTTCGACAAGGCGATCGACCAGGCGAAGGCCGACGGCACGATCAAGACGCTGTCGGTGAAGTGGTTCGGCTTCGACCTGACGCCGCAATAG
- a CDS encoding ABC transporter ATP-binding protein codes for MNVTPAQTSPVAIAIRDLHKSFGSLEVLKGVSLQAREGEVVSILGSSGSGKSTMLRCINLLEIPDAGEITVAGETIALERTRDGKARPADRRQVERIRTQLGMVFQSFNLWSHKTVLENVIEAPVHVQKRARAECIEEAEALLAKVGIAEKRNHYPAHLSGGQQQRAAIARALAMRPKVMLFDEPTSALDPELVGEVLRVMRQLAEEGRTMLVVTHEMGFARDVSSRVIFLHKGAIEEEGTPAAVFGNSKSERFRQFISK; via the coding sequence ATGAATGTAACCCCGGCGCAAACGTCACCGGTCGCCATCGCGATCCGCGACCTGCACAAGAGCTTCGGCTCGCTCGAGGTGCTGAAGGGAGTGTCGCTGCAGGCCCGCGAGGGCGAGGTCGTGTCGATCCTCGGCTCCTCCGGTTCCGGCAAGTCCACGATGCTCCGCTGCATCAACCTGCTCGAAATCCCGGACGCCGGCGAGATCACCGTCGCCGGCGAGACGATCGCGCTGGAGCGCACCCGCGACGGCAAGGCTCGCCCGGCCGACCGTCGGCAGGTCGAGCGCATCCGCACGCAGCTCGGCATGGTCTTCCAGAGCTTCAATCTCTGGTCCCACAAGACCGTCCTCGAGAACGTCATCGAAGCGCCGGTGCATGTGCAGAAGCGAGCCCGGGCCGAATGCATCGAGGAGGCGGAGGCCCTGCTCGCCAAGGTCGGCATCGCCGAAAAGCGGAATCACTACCCCGCCCATCTGTCGGGCGGGCAGCAGCAGCGGGCCGCCATTGCCCGGGCGCTCGCCATGCGCCCGAAGGTGATGCTGTTCGACGAGCCGACCTCCGCGCTCGATCCTGAACTGGTCGGCGAGGTGCTGCGCGTCATGCGCCAGCTCGCCGAAGAGGGTCGCACCATGCTGGTCGTGACGCACGAGATGGGATTTGCGCGCGACGTGTCGAGCCGCGTGATCTTCCTACACAAGGGAGCCATCGAGGAAGAAGGCACGCCGGCGGCAGTCTTCGGAAACTCGAAATCCGAGCGCTTCCGGCAATTCATCAGCAAATAA
- a CDS encoding ABC transporter permease, protein MDFAFAWETLLSLLAAVPLTLQLALSAIVLGAMLALLLALARLSGVGVLDWSARAYIFIFRGTPLLVQIFLIYYGLGQFPAVRHSILWPVLREPYWCAILALMLNTAAYSAEIIRGGLLSVPHGQIEAARACGMAPFTVFRRITLPLAIRQALPGYGNEMISMIKATSLASIITLMEVTGVAAKIISETYRAIEVFVVAGAIYLTINFILTRLVALIEHLLSPHLRAPLPWKGLPKGETP, encoded by the coding sequence ATGGACTTTGCCTTTGCCTGGGAAACCCTGCTCAGCCTGCTCGCCGCCGTGCCGCTGACCCTGCAACTCGCGCTCAGCGCGATCGTCCTTGGCGCGATGCTGGCGCTGCTGCTCGCGCTTGCCCGGCTCTCCGGCGTCGGCGTGCTCGACTGGAGCGCCCGGGCTTACATCTTCATCTTCCGCGGCACGCCGCTGCTGGTGCAGATATTCCTGATCTATTACGGCCTCGGCCAGTTTCCCGCGGTCCGGCACAGCATCCTCTGGCCGGTGCTGCGCGAACCCTATTGGTGCGCGATCCTCGCGCTCATGCTCAACACCGCCGCCTATTCGGCGGAAATCATCCGCGGCGGGCTGCTCTCCGTCCCGCATGGGCAGATCGAGGCCGCGCGCGCCTGCGGCATGGCGCCGTTCACCGTCTTCCGCCGCATCACCCTGCCGCTGGCCATCCGCCAGGCGCTGCCGGGCTACGGCAATGAGATGATCTCGATGATCAAGGCCACGTCGCTCGCCTCCATCATCACGCTGATGGAAGTAACCGGCGTCGCCGCCAAGATCATCTCCGAAACCTATCGCGCCATCGAGGTCTTCGTCGTCGCCGGTGCGATCTATCTCACCATCAACTTCATTCTCACGCGGCTCGTGGCGCTGATCGAACACCTGCTCAGCCCGCATCTGCGCGCGCCGCTGCCGTGGAAGGGCCTCCCGAAAGGAGAGACGCCATGA
- a CDS encoding ABC transporter permease subunit (The N-terminal region of this protein, as described by TIGR01726, is a three transmembrane segment that identifies a subfamily of ABC transporter permease subunits, which specificities that include histidine, arginine, glutamine, glutamate, L-cystine (sic), the opines (in Agrobacterium) octopine and nopaline, etc.) has protein sequence MNHPGLLDILSFSAGGWGPAIATGAVMTVLIAVAGFLIGAVIGTFGAWAKIAGGPVIRAVADGYTTILRGIPDLLVIYLFYFGGSAAVTAVGRWFGADGFIGFPGFLAGACAVGVTSGAQHTEVFRGAFRAVHHGELEAAIACGMSRWLRFRRFIVPLTLRHALPGLGNVWQVVLKESALVSVTGVVELMRQSQIGAGSTGLPFDFYTIAAGVYLAISTVSGLMLQSAERRFSRGTRRV, from the coding sequence ATGAACCATCCCGGCCTCCTCGACATACTGAGCTTCTCTGCCGGTGGTTGGGGACCGGCCATCGCGACCGGGGCCGTGATGACGGTCCTCATCGCCGTCGCCGGTTTCCTGATCGGCGCGGTGATCGGCACCTTCGGCGCCTGGGCGAAGATCGCCGGCGGACCCGTGATCCGGGCCGTCGCCGACGGCTACACGACCATATTGCGCGGCATTCCGGACCTCCTGGTCATCTATCTCTTCTATTTCGGCGGCAGTGCTGCCGTCACCGCCGTCGGCCGCTGGTTCGGCGCCGACGGCTTTATCGGCTTTCCGGGGTTTCTCGCCGGCGCGTGCGCCGTGGGGGTCACGTCGGGCGCGCAGCACACCGAGGTGTTCAGGGGCGCGTTCCGAGCCGTTCATCACGGCGAGCTGGAAGCAGCCATAGCGTGCGGCATGTCGCGGTGGCTGCGGTTCCGGCGGTTCATCGTGCCGCTGACGCTCCGCCATGCTTTGCCCGGCCTCGGCAATGTCTGGCAGGTCGTGCTGAAGGAATCGGCCCTTGTCTCGGTGACGGGCGTTGTCGAGCTCATGCGCCAGTCGCAGATCGGAGCCGGCTCCACCGGGCTGCCCTTCGACTTCTACACCATCGCCGCCGGCGTCTATCTGGCGATCTCGACGGTCTCCGGCCTGATGCTGCAATCGGCCGAGCGACGCTTCTCACGCGGCACGAGGAGGGTCTGA
- a CDS encoding M20 family metallopeptidase: protein MRNADAVWGIVDGKAAAFADLSDRVWDTPETNYEEYRSSAAHAAMLEAEGFRVSQGIADLPTAVMGEAGDDGPVIAILGEFDALPGLSQEAGSAEQRPLVPAGNGHGCGHNLLGAGSMLAAAAVKDYLARHGLKGRIRYYGCPAEEGGSSKGFMVRAGVFDDVDIAICWHPAPFAGVNNPVSLACNEISFRFKGRAAHAASSPHLGRSALDAVELMNVGVNYLREHMPSTARIHYAITDTGGHAPNVVQAQAAVRYLVRARTLPELLTLVERVKRVAEGAALMTGTTVTSAVLSGDANLVGNTPLEQLMHGELERLGPPAFDDADRMTAAQFQETFTSEDITASFERFGLKLRRDLALCDSIFPLGSSDGTSVGSTDVGTVSWVVPTVQMRGATYAIGTPGHSWQLVAQGKLPAAHKGMTHAAKVMASTALRLIHEPALIETARADMRERLAGTPFVNPIPDDVEPPLPADAA from the coding sequence ATGCGAAACGCGGATGCCGTCTGGGGGATCGTCGACGGGAAGGCCGCCGCATTCGCGGATCTCAGCGATCGGGTCTGGGACACACCCGAGACCAATTATGAGGAGTATCGCTCCAGCGCCGCCCACGCCGCGATGCTTGAGGCCGAAGGCTTCCGCGTCAGCCAGGGGATCGCCGACCTGCCGACGGCCGTGATGGGCGAGGCCGGAGACGACGGACCGGTCATCGCCATCCTCGGCGAGTTCGACGCCTTGCCGGGGCTCAGCCAGGAAGCCGGCAGCGCCGAGCAGCGGCCTCTGGTGCCCGCAGGCAATGGCCATGGCTGCGGCCACAATCTGCTGGGTGCCGGCTCGATGCTCGCGGCCGCGGCGGTGAAGGATTATCTGGCGCGACACGGGCTGAAGGGGCGGATACGCTATTATGGCTGCCCCGCCGAGGAAGGCGGCTCGTCCAAGGGCTTCATGGTGCGGGCCGGCGTGTTCGACGATGTCGACATCGCCATTTGCTGGCATCCGGCTCCCTTCGCCGGCGTCAATAATCCGGTTTCGCTCGCCTGCAACGAGATCAGCTTCCGCTTCAAGGGCCGCGCCGCCCATGCGGCCTCCTCGCCGCACCTCGGCCGCAGCGCGCTCGATGCCGTCGAGCTGATGAATGTCGGGGTGAACTATCTGCGCGAGCACATGCCGTCGACCGCGCGCATCCACTACGCCATCACCGATACCGGCGGCCATGCGCCGAACGTCGTCCAGGCGCAGGCCGCCGTCCGCTATCTGGTGCGTGCGCGCACCCTCCCGGAGCTCCTGACCCTCGTCGAGCGCGTGAAGCGGGTGGCTGAAGGCGCCGCGCTGATGACCGGCACGACGGTCACCAGCGCGGTGTTGAGCGGCGACGCCAATCTCGTCGGCAACACCCCGCTCGAGCAGCTCATGCATGGCGAGCTGGAGCGGCTCGGGCCGCCGGCCTTCGATGACGCCGACCGCATGACCGCGGCGCAATTCCAGGAGACGTTCACCAGCGAGGACATCACGGCCTCGTTCGAGCGTTTCGGCCTCAAGCTCCGCCGCGACCTCGCGCTCTGCGACAGCATATTCCCGCTCGGCAGCAGCGATGGCACGTCCGTGGGTTCCACCGACGTCGGCACGGTGAGCTGGGTGGTTCCGACGGTGCAGATGCGCGGCGCTACCTATGCCATCGGCACGCCCGGTCATTCCTGGCAGCTCGTCGCGCAAGGCAAGCTGCCCGCCGCGCACAAGGGCATGACCCATGCCGCCAAGGTCATGGCCTCGACCGCGCTGCGTCTCATCCATGAGCCCGCGCTGATCGAAACCGCCAGGGCGGACATGCGCGAGCGCCTCGCCGGTACGCCGTTCGTCAATCCCATTCCCGACGATGTCGAGCCGCCACTGCCGGCGGACGCGGCATGA
- a CDS encoding GntR family transcriptional regulator, with the protein MTDTEQEDPSASEQPDVTDLILHDIQTGVLAPGSWLKQIDLEKRYRRARPEVRRALDRLALKRVVEHVPNRGYHVYEPDGRQAEEIAEIRIILETAIAERIVARAAEPEIHALRTLAEQFDQLILKGTVIELYEVNLAFHHLLVSLGGNQELTTLVAEIRQRASSAPVSQWKTRARIDQSAAEHHKIVDAIAARDAGELRRLIALHIGQP; encoded by the coding sequence ATGACCGATACTGAGCAGGAAGACCCGTCAGCTTCCGAGCAGCCTGACGTGACGGACCTCATCCTTCACGACATTCAGACCGGGGTGCTGGCGCCGGGCAGCTGGCTCAAGCAGATCGACCTCGAAAAGCGGTACCGGCGCGCGCGGCCGGAGGTTCGGCGTGCCCTTGACCGGCTGGCGCTGAAGCGTGTCGTCGAGCACGTCCCCAATCGCGGCTACCACGTCTATGAACCGGATGGCCGGCAGGCGGAGGAGATCGCGGAAATCCGCATCATACTGGAGACGGCAATCGCCGAGCGCATCGTTGCCAGGGCGGCGGAGCCGGAGATCCACGCGCTGCGCACGCTGGCCGAGCAGTTCGACCAGCTCATTCTCAAGGGCACCGTCATCGAGCTCTATGAGGTCAATCTGGCCTTCCACCACCTGCTGGTTTCGCTCGGCGGCAACCAGGAACTGACCACGCTAGTCGCGGAGATCCGCCAAAGGGCGTCGTCGGCTCCGGTCTCGCAATGGAAGACGCGTGCGCGCATCGACCAGTCCGCGGCCGAGCACCACAAGATCGTGGATGCCATCGCCGCGCGCGATGCCGGCGAACTCCGGCGCCTCATCGCGCTGCACATCGGGCAGCCCTGA
- a CDS encoding 4-oxalocrotonate tautomerase — translation MRLYDRPVDQCDRRTLDALAAPEDRQARFSRARNSAMPMIRVELFEGRTVEQKREFVEVVTRESARILKCSPEAVDIIFVHIAKDDWGSAGKLASDPED, via the coding sequence ATCCGCCTATATGACCGGCCAGTCGATCAATGTGACCGGCGGACTCTGGATGCACTAGCTGCGCCGGAAGACCGGCAGGCACGATTCTCGAGAGCAAGGAATTCTGCGATGCCGATGATCCGCGTGGAGTTGTTCGAGGGGCGCACCGTCGAGCAGAAGCGGGAATTCGTCGAGGTGGTGACGCGCGAAAGCGCGCGCATCCTGAAATGCTCGCCGGAAGCGGTAGACATCATCTTCGTGCACATCGCGAAGGACGACTGGGGCTCGGCCGGCAAGCTGGCGAGCGATCCCGAAGATTGA